One window of Podarcis raffonei isolate rPodRaf1 chromosome 15, rPodRaf1.pri, whole genome shotgun sequence genomic DNA carries:
- the SCN2B gene encoding sodium channel subunit beta-2: MSREAPRPPKTHALALLILCLALVPSSLGMEVTAPFTIMALNGSSVRLTCTFNSCYRVEKKQFSLNWTYQECDNCTEEMFLQFRLKIVPMEQTRFGDRVEFTGNPIKNDVSFTLHNVQLDDEGTYHCYVMNPPDRQKGHGKISLIVITEEPPERDSTVAVIVGATVGGFLAVVILVLVAVKCVRRKKQQRLNTDDQKTEEEGKTDGEGNPDEGTK; this comes from the exons ATGAGCCGAGAAGCCCCCCGGCCCCCGAAGACGCACGCCCTGGCGCTCCTCATCCTCTGCCTCGCGCTGG TGCCAAGCAGCCTGGGCATGGAGGTCACCGCGCCTTTCACCATCATGGCCCTGAATGGCTCCTCCGTCCGCCTCACCTGCACCTTCAACTCCTGCTACCGGGTGGAGAAGAAGCAGTTCTCCCTCAACTGGACATACCAGGAATGCGACAATTGCACCGAAGAGATG TTTCTACAGTTTAGGTTGAAGATTGTTCCTATGGAGCAGACCCGCTTTGGGGATCGTGTGGAGTTCACCGGGAACCCCATCAAGAACGACGTCTCCTTCACCCTCCACAACGTCCAGCTGGATGACGAAGGGACCTACCACTGCTACGTCATGAACCCCCCTGACCGGCAGAAGGGACACGGCAAGATCAGCCTGATAGTGATCACCGAAG AACCTCCCGAGCGGGACTCGACGGTGGCCGTGATCGTGGGCGCCACGGTGGGAGGGTTCCTGGCCGTGGTCATCCTGGTGCTGGTGGCGGTCAAGTGCGTGCGGCGCAAGAAGCAGCAGAGATTGAACACGGACGACCAGAAGACGGAGGAGGAGGGCAAGACGGACGGCGAGGGCAACCCCGATGAAGGCACCAAGTAG